The Toxoplasma gondii ME49 chromosome XI, whole genome shotgun sequence region GTTTTTCCCGTACGAACAACGCCACTGAAAAACGATTTGACTGCTTGGCAGACTGGTGACTGCATTCGCGAGCTGAAAAAAAGCGCTACACCTGATTCCATCGTTTAGCCGAACAGGTTTCCCGCTGCTTGAGGTCTTGCTTGCGTCCAGTTGTAAGTGAAAGTGTTTGCCTCAGACAGCAGCGTTGATGGATACCAAGCAGGAGTGCTCTCCAACAGTTTGTCTGGGCATGCGGACGAAGTCATTTACCAAATGGTAAACCAGGTAGTAACAACTTTCTAGGGGTATTGAAAGGGATAAGTTGCGGAAGATACTCTTGTTTACTTTTTACACTAACCAGCAGCCACGCTGTCTGAACGAGGCTAGACTACGGGAAGACTGAATCATGGCACGCGATCTAGGGGTACTGCAGTTGGATGCAAACCATGGTAGGCCTTCTGATCCCTCTTAAACCGATGGTGGCGCGTCAATATACAAGCCCATATGCGAAGGCTGATCGAGGCCTTTACCCGCTGGTGACTTGCCCAGAATCGACCCAGATGCTGCTCCTCGATGGCTATGCGGAGTTTCCGGGAAGGGCGAGATCATCAAAAGTCTTTCACGCTGGAGATGAGAAAGCCTTCCGTTCGGTGGGGAACAGCACACCTGGCAGATGATTCTCCAGTGGCGGCAGCGAGGGACCAGCAAAATAGAAATATATACCAGATGATTGTTCCATCGACATGCTGAGCCGTATGTAACAATGAGTAGGAGCCCGTAACCCGACGTGGAGCAACCCATGTTACAAGTGTTGGAGGTAGGAGCATGTTATATCGATCCGGTGCGAGTCTGGAGGAGGAAAGATTCTATGCGGGCAGAACACGTACCTTGTCAAACAAAGTGGTTTTTAGCGGCTCAACCCTGCATCGTTTAACTCAATTAATTAGAGAATACATCCCCATAGAGTTGTTAAGACTGCTCCAGAAGGCAATGCAAGATGGGAGCGTGCAACAATGCCGAGTGAATCGTGTTTGGATATGAAGTTCTCTGAGCTGGCATCTCTGACACTTGATCGATTTTAGTTCTTAAGACGGAAGTGCCACATGAGGGAAACGTCACTCCTCGATGTCCGTGAGCGATTTTCAGTGTTCTTTGATGGACCGACTAGGAGCAGTAATCACAACCTCCCGTCGGTCCTGGAAAGGTGCCTGTGCAGTCGAAGCCCCTGGTGACTGACTCGCGCGCCCCGCTGCtgctgtgttttctctgcaaGGGGTCTTCCAAACATAATCGTGTGTCATTCGCGCTCCTGTAGAGTGTAACACTGAATTTTTAAGCTGGAAAAACTTCTTGGTGTTGGGACGCTGCAGCTGCAAGTGTGGTTTTGGGGTGGCCGTCACGGCGTCATGACGCTGTGGACAGCGTGCTGGCGCGTATCTAATGCCTTGACCCGCACTTTGTCTCGCTCCTTCGTTCAGGAACCGTTTTACAGAATATTTCAAATGCCAGTAAGCGCCCAACGCCGTGTAAGGACCCTCCCGCCTTGCGCTCACCCCCAGGCAAGCCGGCTCCGAGGGGAGTTTCGACGACTTGCAATTGGGTGTTCTGGCGTTAGCTTGTCTTTGCGTGGGTGCGAAGGGAAGCCCGCCTCTGACATCAGTTCCAAGCTCATTCGTGCGAAATTTTACTTCACCTTCCCCGACTCCGATATACAATTCAACGGGGTAAATGAGGACTAGCGTTTATTTGGCTTTGTCAGCTACTGGCACACGCGCAGCGCTGCGTGGCATCGGCTGCGGGAAGTGTCTCTAAAGTGCAAACACTGTGGCTCCGCGCTTTCACGGTTTTCTGGAGGTTCACAACAGATTTTCTGCGACAGACTGCTGTGGAGCGCGGAGCTCGGAGGCGCGTGCCACACGACGGACTACCCTGGGAATTCACGCTTGTGGGTCGCGTTGGAGTATAGgggcttgcatgcagcagacgGGCACCAGTTCAGCGGTCCTCCTTCCGCAGAATCAGCCTAGAGGCTGCTGGCGTCGGCAGAAGTGCTGCCAGCATAAAGGCGTGGTGCACAGGAGGCGGGGGGCCTCTCCCGCAAAGGTAGTCCTGGGAACCAAAGCAGAAGTTGGCCGGCGACACGACCCAACTGCGGTTGGCTGACGAACAGTACCTTTCCGTGTTTTTTTGTGTCCACAGTGGCCGCAGAACTTAGTGCGTGCTTTtcgtttgtctttcttccctcaACCGCGTTGACAAAATGACGACTCTCGAGCAGAACCCCGCAGACGAACTGGTCGATTATGAGGAAGATGAGCAAAATGATGCCAAGGTGGGTGGAGAACTTTCGGACAACGTTTGGAGCCAGCAGTTTTGCGACACAGGGGTTGAAAGGGATGATAGTCAAGCATTTTACGGAAGGTGCCTTCTTTTTATGAAAAGCGAATTCCATGTGTGAACAGCCCTGTTTTGTActgctgcgtctgcgttcCCCCCCGTGTGCCTTCTCACTCTGTGTCCCACCCTCTCATTGAAACTTCGCTCGGTTGGCTGTGGACGATTGGATGTCGTTAGACGTTCTGTGTGCGCCCTCGTGTGATATTCGCGGTGTGGAAGCCCTAGACAGTTTCGTGTCGACTTGTGCTGTCCACTTTTTTGCCTCTGGGCGTGGCGTGACTCAATTTGGGCCATGAGGCGgccgctgcgtttctccttaAGGGAGCCAGTTTTGCCAGCACGCGGTTCGTGTCTGGATGATAACTTGGCGCCTTGTTAATCAAGACGAGGCCGAGAAGGTGCGGACCCTCTAATTGCTCTGCGCGAGAGCTGCACAAGTCTGCAAGTTTCGGACGCCGCCCAGCAGCTTCGTTCTAAATGCGTAGAGGAGATGTCGATCCTGGCAGCGACAGGCTTGCCGCTTTCCCCTGTGCGCTCTTAAGTGCCAGGCCGGCATCTCGGGTCTCGCTGTTTCCACAGAGGGGTTCGCACTTCCGGAGCAGCGGGTGTGCAGTCGCTGGTGTGCGCCTGCCGGCATTTTGGAGACTTCACTCGTGCCTGGCGTTGCCAGCAAGGCCGCAACACGTTCGAAACAGCGTTACATGCCTGCACCCTCATCGGTGTGTCAAGGACAGCGTTTCCCCGGGACTGCGTACGCGATACATTGTCTTCCTGTGACGTGTGTAAAGGGATTTCGGCAGAAGTGTGTACCCGGAGATTTGCTGTGAAGGCTGCCGAAGCGTCGCGGGAGGACAGGCACGGACGACGCTCGCGTTCTCCGCGCCATTTGTGTAGCGACAGCCGCGGGATGGCGACGAGCGGGCAAACGTGGGGTTGACCTAGTGCGAAACAAAACCGTCTCATGATCCCTTGTACGATGCTCACAGGAGAAGGGAGTCGAGGACGTCGTTGTCGGCCGCGGAAACTACGTTTCCATCCACGCTTCTGGCTTCAGGTacgcggaagaggaaggcacTTTTCTAAAAGCCATGAACTTCACCTCCTCTGGGGACGTTTTGCTCGTGGCACGACTCACGGGGCGGACGAGGGATGCATGCGTGTCAGCAGCATCCGGATGTAGTGACCGTACGCAATTTTTCTCGAGTTAAAATGCTGATTCAGACGTGGAAATGTTCCGGCAAGGTGCCGATGGGCGCGGCATATCTGTATGCATCGCAGCGCCTGCACTCATCAACTTGGAAACACTGTGAACCGCTGGCCCGCACCAGGGTACCCTGGCAGTCTGAGGTGGACGTACAGCGCAAGTGTGTCTGCGATGCTTGTTGTTTAGGGATTTCTTTTTGAAGCCCGAACTTCTGCGCGCAATTGGAGACGCCGGTTTCGAGCATCCGTCGGAAGTTCAGCATGAAACCATTCCTCACGCCATCACAGGTGTCGATGTTCTGTGCCAGGCCAAATCCGGTAAGGCTTCCTTTTCCTGGAAACGTTTCTGCGACGACGTTGGTGGCGCGCAGTTgcagtttttttctgtttgcaCGCTTGCTCACTGGGAGTTGCTCCCATGGACAGAGCGAGGCAGTTGCGGACACTCGGCAAAAGACGTCGAGCGCAGCCGTGCCGTTGCGTCGAACTTCGTGGACCTGAATTGCGTGAAAGGCATCTCGGTGGTCTCGACGGGTGTTGGCGAAAGTGCGGCGTTGCTGAACGGAGCACATGGAGGCGCGTTCCCgccccttttttcttcctttttaGGAATGGGTAAAACCGCCGTGTTCGTGCTGAGCATCCTCCAACAGCTGAACCTGGACACAAGTGGCGAGGAAGGCAACACGCAGGGCGTTGTGTGTTTGGGGATTGCCCACACTCGTGAGCTCGCGTTTCAGATCAAGAACGAGTTCGACCGCTTCAGCAAATACCTGAAGAACGTCAAGTGCGAGGTGGTGTACGGAGGCATTTCGATCCAGAAGAACATCGACATGTTGAAGGATGCGAAGACGACGCCGCACATTTTGATCGGGACCCCGGGCCGTGTTTTGGCGCTGATCAAGGGCAAGCACCTGAACGCCGAGAAGGTGGCGCACTTTGTGTTGGACGAGTGCGACAAGTGCTTGGAGAAACTCGACATGCGCAAAGACGTCCAGAACATCTTCATGGCGACGcccaagaagaagcaagtcATGTTCTTCTCCGCCACGATGAACAAGGAGATCCGCGACGTCTGCAAGCGCTTCATGCAGAGCCCTGTCGAAGTCTTCATCGACGACGAGAGCAAGCTCACGCTTCACGGGCTCCTCCAGTACTACGTCAAACTCCAGGAgtcggagaaaaacagaaaactgAACGACCTACTCGACACTCTCGAGTTTAACCAGGTCATCATCTTCGTCAAAAGCGTCTCCCGCGCGCAGGCTCTCGACCGCCTCCTCACAGAGTGCAACTTCCCCTCCATCGCCATCCACGCGGGTCTGGACCAGGAGGAACGGTAGGCGGACTTGACCGAAATTCAGGACCAACCGGACTGGGTGTCTCCGGGGAAGCAGACGCAAATGCTCTTCGAGATAcctgaaagaaaaacacggAAGGGTTTTGCGTTCACAAAGGCGTCGGTCTTCTGTGCACGGATGCCCTTGTTTTGTTTGACGCTCCGTTCTAACAGAGGGGGAGGATCCGACACTGGACCGGGACGTCTGCTCCAAAGGATGGTTCAAACTCGAagctccccagaaaaagcgtATAAATAATCGTGTACAcacaaccaagttctttatgattgctgtacTGAGAACTCCCGTCTGGGCGCCTTAGATGTGACACGATTACGCGGGTCGAGGATCGTAGGCGTCTACACTGGTGAGCTGCCGGTGTTTGCGTCTTGGCCGATGTGCCGGATGTGTCAGTCTTCGTTTTGGAGAACCTGCTTTTCTAGTGTAGACCATCTTTGTTTCCCGGTGCGGTGTTtatgtgtgtttctctccagtATCAACAGGTATCAGCAGTTCAAGAACTTCGAGAAGAGAATCATGGTTGCGACAGACCTGTTCGGACGAGGTATCGATATTGAGCGCGTGAATATTGTTATCAACTACGACATGCCAGGTAAGCGCTTTAGAATCGCATGGTAACTCTTTCTTGCGGAAACTCAAAGTTTTCCACGGTGGTGTTCTGGCCAGAACAACTCTTTTTTGCGTTTCCGATGGCGACTGGTAGAAGGTCGTTGCTTGCATTCTCGATTGTATCTGACCGGCGCTGTGTCAACCGCAGTCTCGTggaatgcatgcagtcagCTCTTcacggctgctgctgcgtgTACAAGCCGTAAAGTCAGAAGCCGGACTTCCTAAAAAAGAATCAGGAAGGCAGGAGATGTATTGCAGTGAGTGCAGTGTGCTGCGCAAGGGTTGCCTTCAGCATGTGTTGCTTTGTCTGCTGCAGAGACATCGTGTGTGTGGGTTTTGAGAGTCGGCTATTTCGTTCACTGGGGTACTTTGGTCAAGTGTGCATGCGATTAAGGGTCctgtttcgcgttttccgTCCGCTCTGTTATGACACGAGTGACTGTAGCGTAAGCCCAGCTGATGGATGCTTATTTCATTGACAGTACACATTTTGTAACAACTCCTCCTACTCTAAACGCGAACACCCACGCTCCGGCCAGACACTTCGACTTCGCTGTATTTCACGATGTCTCCCTTGCCggatttgcatgcagactcgaGCGACTCTTACCTACATCGAGTGGGTCGGGCTGGCCGCTTCGGAACGAAGGGCTTAGCAATCACCTTCGTGGCTAGCCAGGACGACACGAATGTGTTGAACGATGTCCAGACTCGATTCGAGGTCCACATCGCCGAGATGCCGCAGAGCATCGACGCCTCGCAGTACATCAATCAGTAAAAAGAACGCGGCATGTCGTATTTGGGCGGCCTTTGCCGTTCGTGTAAAACACTTTGGGGAAACGGTTTCTTAGCGTCAAACGGGCTTCAGTCTTGTAGGGCCCTTCCAGGAGAAGTGTGGAATTCGCGGGAAGGTGTGCGCACTAGTGCGCCCAGAGTTCCTGAGGTTGTTCAGTGGCTTGTTTCGAGGGGCGAGACAGTGAGAGAGTTCCAAAGTGTGAAGCAGTTCTGAAGCGTGAAAACCACTCGGATTTACGGGGGGAGGAAACGGGTGGGGTTTCCAAGTCGGGTCATACGCGTTTCAGTGGAGCGACGGTATTCAGTGGCTTGGACGGAGCCTGAATGTGGAAATGGTTCCGCAGCAGTTAAAGGTTTCGGTCTTGAGGGTTTTTTATTTAGATTCTCCATGGAACGTCTGAGGCGTCACGAGAAACAGCTGGAAATCTAGCTTCTGCCTTTTGACCACGACATCTGTAAGCACGGCGGATCTTGCATGTGCGATTCAAGACTATTATCGAGACTCGGCCCATGTGAAACAAACTTGTCTCTTTAGGCGCAGCCGCGTCATCCGCGGACACCCGCAGTGTTGTGTTCCGGTTATGAGACAACATATCACGTTCAGAAAAGTTTTTAGACAAAATGCACGATGCCGCTGGGTCTGCGGGGTAAAAAGGTCTTGACAGTGGCTCCCACGTTTCATCATCACCTCCTCGCCGGCAGAATTCCTTCTTCTAGGACACAGACCGGAGGGACATTCCTCACTAGGAAACGCGATCTCGCGAAAGGCCCTGCTGGCCGTGACTTTCTTTCTGAGAACTTCGTCCCGTTTtatcttttctgtctcgaccACCTCGCGACTACGCGCGCTGGCTGATGCCCAGTTGCCATCTAAGCACCTGACACGCAAACGTTCACGGAAATAGCTCAGGATCGAACATGCGAGGCGCTTGCATGGTATGGTGGAAGTCCCGTCGTGCCCTGTGGCCTTAAGGCACTGAGATGTGAGCTCAGTCGAACACAGTAAACGTTTCTTGTTTCATTTAGTGTGCGTCTTCTGGatgtttctcctctcactACAGCGAACTCTGTTGCTAAAGACGTACCCCTGAGTTCCAATGCTTCTCCCCTGCTTACGTGTGTTATCCACTCGGCCTCCGCGTTTGCGCATCTGTTCGGGCAGTCTGAGACTCTCAAGAGCTGCAGATCACACGAACACGTCAGATGACACTTCTGCCTTTGTGAGACACAGCCTAGCGAAACATGCACTTAGAACCAAGTCTCGCCGGTTTTTACAGAAATATGTAGAATTTAAGGCTTTTCCACACAACGAATGGCAGCGCTTGTCACGCCGCACCTGCAACTGCACTCTCGTATCCTACACTTTGAGAACGTGGAAGCTCTATTTCCACGGAATCACAAATCCCCACTACCCTTTGTCCCGTCTACTCCAGCGACCAAGAATCTCAGCATACCATGGTACGCATGCCGGGCAAGGAAGCCGGTATTTTGTTTCGGGACTGCTGCAGGAAATTGCCCGCTGACCGAATTTCCCATTCcagtcgtttttctctgatTAGAACTACGGAGACTACTGATGCCAAGATCAGCACGCCTTCCATTTAACCAATCAGTAGCCTCAGGATTTAGAACCATAACTCCAGTTCTTAACGTAAGGTTACCACTGCCTTCACACGAGTAGACTGGAGGTTGCTTACGTGGAATGAGAGGATCACGTCTGCGTCCACCATGACGGGCACGAGTTGCAGTAGTAGTGAGACATAGGCCCCCTCCAGCTGCGCTGTTTTAAGCTGTTCCGTCGTTCCTCGAAGCGAAAACTTTCTTGTCCGTTGGAGCGAGACAAACCGTCcattttcctctctccagttGCCGTCTGTCGCGCTGTCCACTTCCTCGCCGCCCTCTTTCGCTTCACGATTCCTCGCTGACACCACCGAGACGTCGTCGCCTGCACTGAAACTCGTCCGCCCTTGACACACTACGCTAACGTCATCGTTCTGCTCGCTGTCGTCATCCACGATCACGATCTCCGGTTCATTCTGCTGTGGCAATGCCTGCTCGGTTAAGTGCACCGGGGACTCGCTCTTGTCGCCCGACGCCGGAAAAGCATCGAAAGTCCCCTCAAGGACTTTGGTTCCATCATCCACGGAGAAAAGAcccgctctctcctcgacactgttcgaagaaaaagacacagaaacccTTTTTGCTGACACAAGGAAAGGCAAACTCTTTGccgacacagacacagacaggaCCACTCTTTGCTAACACTGTGGCTACCTTAGTTTCACCTGTGACGACGAAAACACCAATTCGTCGGCATTTGTCGAAGCCATCAGCGATCCCTACATAGGCTTCTTGCCCATCACAAAACAGTGGGTTGCTGTCCTCTCGCTTCAAAGCTTTTCCAATACTTTGGTCGAGACACAGAATGAGTGTGTGTTGCACGTATCGCCGTACATGAACTCTCTACAGTTCCAGAGGGTAAAGCACGCTTTAAAAGCATGGCTTGCAGCTCATTTTCTGCGTGTGTCTACACAGTTCATATGTTCCTGGAATCTTCTCGATCGACCAGAGTTTGGCAAAACAGCGATAATAAGGATCCACGACGCCTTCAGTCTCTAAAGAAGATAACGTTCGAGGGGTATTTTCTGCGATAACAGGTCAGACAGTGTGAAGATCTCGAATCCTCGGAGTGTCCTATCGGCACCTCTGTGTCGGTGCCTCCGTTTTAAAACCGGAAGCTTCTGTGCCTGGGCTTGCGCGTGCCGCACTGCCGCTGCGGAACCTCGACTGGTGGCCGTATTCTTCCGGacaagaaaagcgaaaagaagctGACGAAgccttttttcgtctgctgaTTATGTCCCTTGTCTTCCCACGATATGAACTAACCCGACATGCGTTTCTGGGAGCATAGTGCTTTCGCTACCTAGAAGCTACCCTGTGTTTTTAGTGTAAACAAAGAGTGGAGAAATAGAGTGGACTACAGTCTACACTGGCATGTCAGCTCTCGCGAAAATGCCTTACGAACCCCCAGTTGAGATGCATCCTTCTCGTTGTTCATTTCCCTGCTGGATTTGCAGACGATTTCCCGACACACAAACGACTCTACCTCCCTACCTGACGATAAAGCCTTGCACCCAGATGGTGCAGAGCGGGCGGCCTCGATAGAAACAGAAAATGTCACCCTGCTGTTCCCCGAAAACCATTTCGATCTGGTTGACGCTACTGCAGAAAAGCAGCGCCAGACCTTCTGAAAAATCCGGTAAAGCTTCCCGACCAGAACCGACGCAGGGCGACAGCAAGCACGGTGGCGTCGTCTGTGTTTGTCCACCTTGCGATGTGGAATCGACAACTGCGTTGGAGGCAGAGCTTTGCCTGTGCTGCCGgcccttctttttctgtgggCTGGCGGGGTTTACACTTTCAGAAGAAACCTCAAACACTTCAAGGTCGACAGCTCTCACAAACATTActtcgtcctcctcgttGCTTTCTCCCTTGCCGGCACCTCCCGCATTGTGCAATCGGCTGATGTCCGGGGacctctgtctttcctcaTCACTCTCAATAACTattctctgtcttccgaGAATGGGCTTCGCTTGCTCGCCCTCGTTCTGCATCGTCAGCTGCACATTTTAGTCACTTCTGCTGCCACCTGAGAATGCCAGGGTGTGAGCTCCGCAACTCGTCTACAAGCCGAGTCTGTCATTGCAGCTGTGCAACAAAGTTctatgtctctctcgcttcctccagaAGTGTCTGGAAGCGATCCAAATATCCACCCCCTCAGAGGGGAAGGGtctgaaaggaaaaagagctGAAGAATTCCGCGACGAGACTTGATGTCACCGACAGAGTCAAAAGAGAGGCGGACGGGCAGCAGAAACAAGGAACATGAGCACGGTAGATTTGAGGAGAGCGACGCTTCTGAATCCTAATAAGCCGCTAGAGTGACACAGGTTGTAATCTGAAGTACAAAAGGCACTGCAGGTAAGAATTCGAAAGTTCCAGGGTTTCTATATACAGAAGCATGCGTCGAAGACTCCAAGGATTGCCCGTTGGAGCAAAGGTAAAGAAACGACGATCGCGACTGAATTAGAATGGACAAAAAACGAGGGGAAACACGGGACAGGGGCACAGACCCACATCAGCAGCAAGAATCGATCGGGAGCGCGGGAAAACGCGCAAATACTGGCCGAAGCGAGACGCACACGGCGTACAGTTTTTCTTTGCAATGCCTCGGAGACTCCACAATACATCCATGGAAGAGCCAGAGAGAAAATA contains the following coding sequences:
- a CDS encoding hypothetical protein (encoded by transcript TGME49_216850); the protein is MQNEGEQAKPILGRQRIVIESDEERQRSPDISRLHNAGGAGKGESNEEDEVMFVRAVDLEVFEVSSESVNPASPQKKKGRQHRQSSASNAVVDSTSQGGQTQTTPPCLLSPCVGSGREALPDFSEGLALLFCSSVNQIEMVFGEQQGDIFCFYRGRPLCTIWVQGFIVSVEERAGLFSVDDGTKVLEGTFDAFPASGDKSESPVHLTEQALPQQNEPEIVIVDDDSEQNDDVSVVCQGRTSFSAGDDVSVVSARNREAKEGGEEVDSATDGNWREENGRFVSLQRTRKFSLRGTTEQLKTAQLEGAYVSLLLQLVPVMVDADVILSFHLLRVSDCPNRCANAEAEWITHVLRWQLGISQRA
- the DDX39 gene encoding DEAD (Asp-Glu-Ala-Asp) box polypeptide DDX39 (encoded by transcript TGME49_216860~Gene product name based on ToxoDB Community Expert Annotation.), producing the protein MTTLEQNPADELVDYEEDEQNDAKEKGVEDVVVGRGNYVSIHASGFRDFFLKPELLRAIGDAGFEHPSEVQHETIPHAITGVDVLCQAKSGMGKTAVFVLSILQQLNLDTSGEEGNTQGVVCLGIAHTRELAFQIKNEFDRFSKYLKNVKCEVVYGGISIQKNIDMLKDAKTTPHILIGTPGRVLALIKGKHLNAEKVAHFVLDECDKCLEKLDMRKDVQNIFMATPKKKQVMFFSATMNKEIRDVCKRFMQSPVEVFIDDESKLTLHGLLQYYVKLQESEKNRKLNDLLDTLEFNQVIIFVKSVSRAQALDRLLTECNFPSIAIHAGLDQEERINRYQQFKNFEKRIMVATDLFGRGIDIERVNIVINYDMPDSSDSYLHRVGRAGRFGTKGLAITFVASQDDTNVLNDVQTRFEVHIAEMPQSIDASQYINQ